The following proteins come from a genomic window of Gammaproteobacteria bacterium:
- a CDS encoding sarcosine oxidase subunit alpha family protein has product MSQQFRTSSGGQIDRGRTLSFTFDGKSYQGYEGDTLASALLANGVRLVGRSFKYHRPRGIQTAGSEEPNAIVELRTGPRKEPNTRATTIELYEGLVANSQNRWPSLSFDVMSINNLFSPLLSAGFYYKTFMWPASFWTNVYEHVIRRAAGLGTAPTDPDPDFYEQCHEHCDVLVVGAGPAGLSAALAAARADARVILVDEHPRVGGSLNDENVSINGKPGSDWALEVYEILQQMENVHVFTRTTLFGYYDHNVVAAIEKVSDHVPVPHKGHPRQRMWTFYPGRVVLATGATERPLVFGNNDKPGVMLASAARAYVNRYGVKPGRRAVITTNNNDAYRTAIDLHHAGISVAAVVDSRRHPDAPLAAELEKLSIRLLTGSTVGSAEGGRHVTHAQIVTTLGDTLEPERIDCDLIACSGGWNPNVHLHSQSGAKPVYDDSILSFVPGKSCQAEVSAGAANGSFSLQECLAQGTTAGTAAARQTGYPSRKMPAAKTEHEGEYEIEALWISPTPYNKNYKQFVDQQNDVKTSDVVQASQEGFDSVELLKRYTTQGMATDQGKTSNVNALAILACQRGEPLPEVGITTFRPPYVPVAMGVFAGHTVGSDFMPVRRTAIHDWNTKQGAVFVEAGLWLRARYYPQMPGDTMNDCYIRETEATRNNVAIVDVTSLGKIDIQGPDASEFLNRLYINNWLKLPVGKVRYGAMLREDGMVFDDGTTSRLGEHHFFMTTTTANAASVLAHMEQYHQIEWPELDVVFCSVTEQWTGIAVAGPNSRKLLEQVIDIDISNEAFPFMSVSECMMKNIPGRLFRISFSGELAYEINVPADYGEQAWLDLLEAGKELGVSVYGTEALGAMRIEKGHVAGSELDGRTTAKDLGLEGMANRQKHFIGKHNSERPALVGEGRLQVVGLKSLVPDRNLRIGAHLVDPKAKLETVSQSQGHVTATTYSPQLGCGIALGLLRDGASRHGEQIEAVFPLDDETLSVEVCHPIFIDPEGELVRA; this is encoded by the coding sequence ATGAGCCAGCAATTCCGTACCAGCAGCGGTGGGCAAATCGATCGCGGTCGTACGCTCAGCTTTACCTTTGATGGTAAATCGTATCAGGGCTACGAGGGTGACACTCTAGCGTCGGCGCTACTAGCCAACGGCGTGCGCCTGGTGGGACGCAGTTTCAAGTACCACCGGCCACGCGGAATCCAGACTGCTGGCTCGGAAGAGCCCAACGCGATCGTCGAGTTGCGCACCGGCCCGCGCAAAGAGCCAAATACCCGCGCAACGACAATCGAGTTGTATGAGGGCCTGGTTGCCAACAGCCAGAACCGCTGGCCTTCGCTGAGCTTCGACGTGATGTCGATCAACAACCTGTTTTCTCCATTGTTGTCGGCCGGCTTTTACTACAAAACCTTTATGTGGCCGGCTTCATTCTGGACCAATGTCTACGAACATGTAATCCGCCGTGCGGCTGGTCTCGGTACCGCGCCAACCGACCCGGACCCTGATTTTTACGAGCAGTGTCATGAACACTGTGATGTGCTGGTGGTCGGCGCAGGACCCGCCGGGTTATCGGCCGCGCTGGCCGCGGCCCGGGCTGATGCTCGGGTCATTCTGGTGGACGAACACCCGAGGGTGGGCGGATCGCTCAACGACGAAAACGTTTCCATCAACGGCAAACCCGGCAGCGACTGGGCACTTGAAGTTTATGAAATACTTCAGCAAATGGAGAATGTGCACGTTTTCACGCGCACAACCCTGTTCGGTTACTACGACCATAACGTGGTCGCGGCGATCGAAAAGGTCAGTGACCATGTGCCGGTCCCGCACAAGGGTCACCCGCGCCAGCGTATGTGGACTTTTTACCCGGGTCGGGTAGTCCTGGCAACCGGCGCAACCGAGCGACCACTGGTTTTTGGCAACAACGACAAGCCAGGCGTCATGCTCGCCTCGGCCGCGAGGGCTTATGTGAATCGCTATGGCGTCAAACCCGGCAGGCGCGCCGTGATTACGACCAACAATAATGATGCCTACCGTACCGCGATCGACTTGCATCATGCCGGGATTAGCGTTGCCGCGGTTGTCGATTCACGCCGGCACCCCGACGCGCCCCTGGCAGCAGAACTCGAAAAACTCTCGATCCGCCTGCTGACCGGCAGCACCGTCGGTTCAGCCGAGGGTGGTCGACACGTCACCCATGCCCAGATTGTCACTACCCTCGGAGACACGCTTGAACCCGAACGTATTGACTGTGACCTGATAGCCTGCTCCGGCGGCTGGAATCCGAACGTCCATCTGCATAGCCAGTCCGGCGCAAAACCGGTTTACGATGATTCAATCTTGAGCTTTGTTCCCGGTAAATCATGCCAGGCAGAAGTATCGGCTGGCGCTGCTAATGGTAGTTTCAGCCTGCAGGAATGCCTCGCGCAAGGCACCACCGCGGGAACCGCCGCGGCCAGGCAGACGGGTTACCCGTCCAGAAAAATGCCGGCCGCGAAGACTGAACATGAGGGTGAATACGAAATCGAAGCTTTGTGGATTTCACCGACACCGTACAACAAAAACTACAAACAATTCGTCGATCAGCAAAACGACGTCAAGACCAGCGACGTGGTACAGGCCTCGCAGGAGGGTTTCGACTCGGTCGAGTTACTCAAGCGCTATACCACCCAGGGTATGGCGACCGACCAGGGCAAGACCAGTAACGTCAACGCGTTGGCAATACTTGCCTGTCAACGTGGTGAACCCTTACCTGAAGTTGGTATTACTACCTTTCGACCACCCTACGTGCCCGTCGCGATGGGGGTTTTTGCCGGGCACACCGTCGGTTCTGATTTCATGCCGGTACGGCGTACCGCCATTCATGACTGGAATACCAAGCAGGGTGCTGTCTTTGTCGAAGCCGGCCTGTGGCTGCGCGCACGTTATTATCCGCAAATGCCGGGCGATACGATGAATGATTGCTACATTCGTGAAACCGAGGCAACCCGTAATAATGTCGCGATCGTCGACGTGACCTCGCTCGGCAAGATCGACATCCAGGGACCCGACGCATCCGAATTTTTAAATCGGCTTTATATTAACAACTGGCTCAAGCTACCCGTGGGCAAGGTACGCTATGGCGCGATGCTGCGCGAAGACGGAATGGTTTTTGACGATGGTACGACTTCGCGCCTCGGCGAGCATCACTTCTTCATGACCACCACGACGGCCAATGCTGCATCCGTGCTGGCGCACATGGAGCAGTATCACCAGATCGAATGGCCGGAGCTCGACGTCGTGTTTTGCTCGGTAACCGAGCAATGGACCGGAATCGCGGTCGCGGGACCCAACAGCCGTAAACTGCTGGAACAGGTAATCGATATCGACATCAGCAACGAGGCCTTCCCCTTCATGAGCGTCAGCGAATGCATGATGAAGAATATTCCCGGGCGCCTTTTCAGGATTTCGTTTTCAGGTGAACTGGCCTATGAAATCAACGTGCCCGCCGACTATGGCGAGCAGGCATGGCTCGATCTGCTCGAAGCCGGCAAGGAGCTGGGTGTCTCGGTTTACGGTACTGAGGCGCTCGGTGCCATGCGTATCGAGAAGGGCCATGTGGCGGGCTCCGAACTCGACGGTCGCACCACTGCGAAAGACCTGGGTCTTGAAGGCATGGCCAACCGGCAAAAACATTTCATCGGCAAGCACAACTCCGAGCGACCGGCCCTGGTTGGAGAAGGGCGTTTGCAGGTGGTAGGACTCAAGTCACTGGTACCGGACAGGAACCTGCGCATCGGTGCGCACCTGGTCGACCCAAAGGCCAAGCTGGAGACCGTGAGCCAGTCACAAGGTCATGTGACCGCGACAACCTACAGCCCGCAGCTTGGCTGCGGTATCGCGCTTGGTCTGCTGCGGGATGGTGCATCAAGACACGGTGAACAAATCGAGGCAGTCTTTCCGCTCGATGACGAAACGCTCAGCGTCGAGGTCTGCCACCCGATATTCATCGATCCCGAGGGAGAACTCGTTCGTGCCTGA
- a CDS encoding PLP-dependent aspartate aminotransferase family protein — protein MNNDNQDSLESRVVQACHYIDELTGGVSPPLQFSTTYARDSEYQYLSKFSYSRSGNPSWELLEQVCAELDGGAEASCFASGMAAVCAFFETVNSGEHVVAPRIMYHGSQDWLRRISEKRSIGLTLFDAGDIENLKRSVQPGKTTVVWIESPVNPTWEVIDIAAAAEIAHDAGAILAVDGTVASPVTTRALEHGADIVFHSATKYLNGHSDVMAGILVTAKRNERWEEIKLVRTLTGGVLGPFEAWLLLRSMRTLFLRFDKASQSALRLAQHFEDHPRLERVLYPGLESHPGHEVAKRQMTRGFGGMLSLLVKGGVKAAKRIAGSTRLFVPATSLGGVESLIEHRASVEGPHSSVPPNLLRLSVGIENCQDLINDLEQSLEAL, from the coding sequence ATGAATAACGATAATCAAGATTCGCTCGAATCGCGCGTCGTACAGGCCTGCCACTATATTGACGAGTTAACCGGTGGAGTCAGCCCGCCGCTGCAGTTTTCAACGACCTATGCCAGGGATTCCGAGTACCAGTACCTAAGCAAGTTTAGCTATAGCCGTTCGGGTAACCCGTCCTGGGAACTGCTCGAACAAGTTTGTGCCGAACTCGATGGTGGTGCTGAAGCAAGTTGCTTCGCATCGGGCATGGCGGCGGTATGTGCATTCTTCGAAACCGTGAATTCCGGTGAGCACGTGGTGGCGCCGAGAATCATGTACCACGGTTCGCAGGACTGGTTACGTCGAATTTCGGAAAAGCGCTCGATCGGTCTGACCTTGTTCGACGCCGGTGATATCGAGAATCTGAAACGCTCGGTTCAGCCCGGGAAAACAACGGTGGTATGGATTGAATCACCGGTTAATCCAACCTGGGAGGTGATTGATATCGCCGCTGCAGCAGAGATCGCACACGATGCCGGCGCAATTTTAGCGGTTGATGGAACGGTTGCGTCGCCAGTGACAACCCGCGCGCTCGAGCACGGCGCCGATATCGTATTTCACTCGGCAACGAAGTACTTGAACGGTCACAGTGACGTAATGGCCGGCATCCTGGTGACCGCTAAAAGGAACGAACGCTGGGAAGAGATCAAGCTGGTAAGAACCCTGACGGGTGGGGTGCTGGGACCTTTTGAAGCCTGGTTACTGTTACGCAGTATGCGCACCCTGTTCCTGCGTTTCGACAAGGCATCGCAGAGCGCTTTACGCCTGGCGCAGCATTTTGAAGACCATCCCCGTCTGGAGCGTGTGCTGTATCCCGGCCTCGAAAGCCATCCCGGGCACGAGGTCGCAAAACGGCAGATGACTCGCGGCTTCGGTGGCATGTTATCATTGCTGGTCAAGGGGGGCGTGAAGGCAGCAAAACGAATTGCCGGCAGTACCCGCCTGTTCGTGCCTGCAACTTCGTTGGGAGGCGTGGAAAGCCTGATCGAGCATCGCGCGTCGGTGGAAGGTCCGCATAGTTCGGTACCACCGAACCTGCTGCGTCTGTCAGTTGGAATTGAAAATTGTCAGGATTTGATCAACGATCTTGAGCAGAGCCTCGAAGCGCTCTGA
- a CDS encoding Xaa-Pro peptidase family protein → MAASPYSIDSSKRKIDPYKNPDAALKPDGTPDDNDRVEIGPTALAFAEWKTLGLEIPHLDTMREFRLQRLMQELQARDYGGIVLFDPLNIRYATDSTNMQLWITHNPARACFVSADGYIVLFDFHSCEHLSDHLPLVRERRHGASFFYFESAQRSEEHALHFARNIDELMRTHSGTNRRLAVDKIEIAGLRALEKIGFEVFEGQAVTEEARVIKGPDEIKAMRCSIAACEAAMYEMEAACEAGKSENEIWSVLHAGNIKRGGEWLETRIFSSGPRTNPWFQESGPRIVSDGELLALDTDMVGTYGICCDISRTWLCGDVEPTEAQKRIYQISYEHIMTNMDLLKPGVTFSEITQKAHRLPDNCIPNRYGVVMHGVGLCDEYPAIRYREDYDAHGYDGVVEPGMVFCVEVYAGEVDGKEGVKLEDQVLITEDGYENLIKYPFEERLLK, encoded by the coding sequence ATGGCCGCATCACCGTATTCCATCGATAGCTCCAAGCGCAAAATCGATCCTTATAAAAATCCGGATGCCGCGTTAAAACCCGACGGCACCCCGGATGATAATGACCGGGTCGAAATCGGTCCCACCGCGCTCGCATTTGCCGAGTGGAAGACGCTTGGCCTGGAGATTCCGCACCTGGATACGATGCGCGAATTCCGGCTGCAACGCCTGATGCAGGAATTGCAGGCGCGTGACTATGGCGGCATCGTTTTATTCGATCCGCTTAATATTCGTTACGCCACCGACTCCACCAACATGCAGCTGTGGATCACGCACAATCCGGCGCGCGCCTGTTTCGTCTCGGCTGACGGTTACATCGTGTTGTTCGATTTCCACAGCTGTGAGCACCTTTCCGATCATTTACCGTTGGTCAGGGAGCGACGTCACGGCGCGTCGTTTTTTTACTTTGAATCAGCACAGCGTAGCGAAGAGCACGCACTGCATTTTGCCAGGAATATCGACGAGTTGATGCGCACCCATTCGGGTACAAATCGACGCTTGGCCGTCGATAAAATAGAGATTGCGGGCCTGCGTGCGCTCGAAAAAATCGGCTTCGAAGTATTCGAAGGCCAGGCGGTCACCGAGGAAGCTCGCGTTATTAAAGGTCCCGATGAAATCAAGGCGATGCGCTGTTCGATTGCAGCCTGCGAGGCCGCGATGTATGAAATGGAAGCTGCCTGTGAAGCGGGCAAGAGCGAAAATGAAATCTGGTCGGTGCTGCACGCAGGCAACATTAAACGCGGTGGCGAGTGGCTCGAAACGCGAATTTTTTCGTCCGGGCCGCGCACCAATCCCTGGTTTCAGGAGTCGGGGCCACGTATCGTCAGCGACGGCGAGCTGCTCGCGCTGGATACCGACATGGTCGGCACCTACGGCATTTGTTGCGACATCTCGCGCACCTGGCTGTGCGGTGATGTCGAACCAACAGAGGCACAAAAACGTATTTACCAGATCTCCTACGAGCACATCATGACTAACATGGATTTGCTCAAGCCGGGGGTAACGTTCAGCGAGATAACGCAAAAAGCGCATCGCTTACCCGACAACTGTATTCCGAATCGCTACGGGGTCGTGATGCACGGCGTCGGCCTGTGCGATGAATACCCGGCAATACGGTATCGCGAGGATTACGACGCCCACGGATATGATGGCGTGGTCGAACCTGGCATGGTGTTTTGCGTCGAGGTTTACGCCGGTGAAGTCGACGGCAAGGAGGGCGTCAAGCTCGAAGACCAGGTGCTGATCACCGAAGATGGTTACGAGAACCTGATCAAGTATCCTTTCGAAGAAAGACTGCTGAAATAA
- a CDS encoding trimethylamine methyltransferase family protein: MTRTSRRRNRKLPGEPQVAVRQIDRKVLRNRFAPLEPLDEEQLEFIHDVSLRIVEEEGIEVLGEQALELFRKAGASVDEQGVVRVDRELLLETVGLAPETFEVVSRNPEQTLLVGGNVINFGLVSGTPNVHDNINGRRAGNYEDYKKLISFGQYFNVLTFFGNQATAPTDMPANSRHLDTTYINLTLSDKPFFATGIGGGRARDAIEMSAIARGLSMEEMKTNPSVMTNINVNSPRKLDDAMAYGSMQMAMFGQPVTVTPFTLMGAMTPSTMAGALAQQNAEALVGIALLQLTNPGTPVVYGGFTSNVDMRSGSPAFGTPENALANIAGGQLARRYKLPYRTSACNASNAVDAQATYETQMALWGSVMGHGNLIYHTAGWLEGGLVASFEKLVIDCEMLQHMSKMLEPLKIDLAETGLEAMHEVGPGGHFFGCAHTMERYKHAFYEPFISDWQNSENWVIAGAKDATTRATELWPKILEEFEPPPVDPAIEEALQAYMAHRKEELGGAEPLLEPTA, encoded by the coding sequence ATGACCAGAACAAGCCGTCGGCGCAATCGCAAGCTGCCTGGCGAGCCACAGGTAGCGGTTCGTCAAATCGACCGTAAAGTACTGCGCAATCGATTTGCTCCGCTGGAACCGCTGGACGAGGAGCAACTAGAATTTATTCACGATGTCTCGCTGCGTATCGTCGAGGAAGAAGGCATCGAGGTGCTGGGTGAGCAGGCCCTGGAATTGTTTCGCAAGGCTGGCGCAAGCGTCGATGAGCAGGGCGTGGTGCGCGTGGACCGGGAACTGTTACTCGAAACGGTTGGCCTGGCACCCGAGACTTTCGAGGTAGTTTCGCGCAATCCGGAGCAAACCCTGCTGGTTGGCGGTAACGTCATCAATTTCGGGCTGGTGTCGGGAACCCCCAATGTCCACGACAATATTAATGGTCGCCGCGCCGGAAACTACGAGGATTACAAGAAGCTGATAAGCTTCGGGCAGTATTTCAACGTACTGACCTTCTTTGGTAACCAGGCGACAGCACCGACCGATATGCCGGCAAATTCTCGTCATCTGGACACGACCTATATCAACCTGACACTTTCCGACAAGCCGTTTTTTGCCACCGGAATCGGTGGCGGGCGCGCGCGCGACGCGATCGAAATGAGCGCAATTGCGCGCGGCTTGAGCATGGAGGAAATGAAGACCAATCCGAGCGTGATGACCAATATCAACGTGAATTCGCCGCGCAAGCTCGACGATGCGATGGCCTATGGCTCAATGCAGATGGCGATGTTCGGTCAGCCGGTGACGGTGACCCCGTTTACCCTGATGGGCGCAATGACACCATCGACGATGGCCGGTGCGCTGGCACAGCAGAATGCGGAAGCGCTGGTCGGCATCGCGCTGCTGCAGTTGACCAATCCAGGTACCCCGGTGGTTTACGGCGGTTTTACCTCCAATGTCGATATGCGTTCCGGCTCGCCGGCTTTTGGCACGCCTGAAAACGCGCTCGCCAATATCGCGGGTGGCCAGCTGGCACGGAGGTACAAGCTGCCTTACCGCACTAGCGCCTGTAATGCGTCGAACGCGGTTGATGCGCAGGCGACATACGAAACCCAGATGGCCCTGTGGGGCTCTGTCATGGGTCACGGTAACCTGATCTATCACACTGCCGGCTGGCTCGAGGGGGGGCTGGTTGCGTCTTTCGAGAAACTGGTTATCGATTGTGAAATGCTGCAGCACATGAGCAAGATGTTAGAGCCACTCAAGATCGATCTGGCAGAGACCGGGCTCGAAGCGATGCACGAGGTTGGACCGGGCGGTCATTTCTTTGGCTGCGCACACACCATGGAACGCTACAAGCACGCGTTTTACGAGCCCTTTATCAGCGACTGGCAAAACAGTGAAAACTGGGTCATCGCCGGTGCCAAAGATGCCACCACCCGCGCCACCGAGTTATGGCCAAAAATTCTCGAAGAATTTGAGCCACCACCGGTAGACCCGGCCATCGAGGAAGCACTGCAGGCCTATATGGCCCATCGCAAGGAGGAACTGGGTGGCGCAGAACCGTTACTCGAACCGACCGCTTAG
- a CDS encoding biotin carboxylase: MGRSAKVRGLSDILTFFRRNETPIFFVSPTAFNLLGLEKFVNRFFHINYFDSFDGTHPRVFVPSEKGHAEFESMEDVCNYMLMHKEVIDKIKKAGNGPAKLLFVMLDEKTEEICRDLGVDIALPPVGLRKRLDSKIELTRLASEAGIDSAPNVLGKADSFDELMKAATDARLGNDLVVQTPYGDSGRTTFFIKSEADWQKNADDMKGEQLKIMKRIDHMPGTLEVCVTRHGTLSGPIQTDITGFEEITPYKGGWCGNDVWPKIFNAKIRRELRNMASALGNKLYKEGYKGVFCMDFLLDTNDGTPYLGEVNPRISGASPLTNLITAHYGGVPLFLFHLLEYLDVDYEIDLRKVQNRWNEYDFWSQLVLKQTEDKVKQLTHAPRSGVWTMDHHGSISYDRPDLDWTNVIDNDEAYYLRVYREGDYVYKGADLGIIVSRGRMQTEQRELRERAKLWTAAINAEFHGVEPQAVPDLYQDPFGSKLF, encoded by the coding sequence ATGGGCAGAAGCGCCAAGGTTCGTGGATTATCCGACATTCTGACTTTTTTTCGGCGCAACGAAACCCCGATCTTTTTCGTCTCGCCGACCGCGTTCAACCTGCTCGGCCTCGAAAAATTCGTCAACCGCTTTTTTCACATCAATTATTTCGATTCTTTTGATGGCACCCACCCGCGCGTATTCGTGCCCTCGGAAAAAGGCCATGCAGAGTTTGAATCGATGGAGGATGTGTGCAACTACATGCTGATGCACAAGGAGGTCATCGATAAGATAAAAAAAGCCGGCAATGGCCCGGCCAAGTTACTGTTCGTCATGCTCGACGAAAAAACCGAAGAGATCTGCCGCGACCTGGGCGTCGACATCGCCTTGCCCCCGGTGGGGTTGCGTAAAAGACTCGACTCCAAGATCGAGCTGACCCGGCTCGCCAGCGAGGCCGGAATCGATAGCGCACCCAATGTACTCGGCAAGGCCGACAGTTTTGACGAGCTCATGAAAGCTGCCACCGATGCCAGGCTGGGCAATGACCTCGTGGTACAAACCCCTTACGGTGATTCCGGCCGCACTACCTTTTTTATCAAGTCTGAAGCTGACTGGCAGAAGAACGCCGACGACATGAAAGGCGAGCAGCTGAAAATCATGAAGCGCATCGATCATATGCCCGGAACCCTCGAGGTATGCGTCACCCGTCACGGCACCCTGTCGGGCCCGATCCAGACCGACATCACCGGCTTCGAGGAAATCACCCCTTACAAGGGTGGTTGGTGCGGCAATGACGTCTGGCCGAAGATATTTAACGCGAAGATTCGCAGAGAATTGCGCAACATGGCCTCGGCTTTGGGGAACAAGCTATACAAGGAGGGTTACAAGGGTGTTTTTTGCATGGATTTCCTGCTCGACACCAACGATGGCACGCCTTATCTCGGCGAGGTTAACCCGCGTATCAGCGGCGCGAGTCCCCTGACCAACCTGATCACCGCACACTACGGCGGTGTGCCATTGTTCCTGTTTCACTTGCTTGAATATCTCGATGTCGATTACGAAATCGATCTGCGCAAGGTACAGAATCGCTGGAACGAGTACGATTTCTGGAGCCAGCTGGTATTGAAGCAGACCGAGGACAAGGTGAAGCAGCTGACGCATGCGCCGAGGAGCGGTGTCTGGACGATGGACCACCACGGCAGTATTAGCTATGACCGACCCGATCTCGACTGGACCAACGTTATCGATAACGACGAGGCTTACTACCTGCGGGTTTATCGCGAAGGTGATTATGTTTACAAGGGCGCCGATCTCGGCATCATCGTTTCGCGCGGTCGCATGCAGACCGAGCAGCGCGAGTTGCGGGAACGCGCCAAGCTCTGGACCGCGGCGATAAACGCCGAGTTCCATGGCGTCGAACCCCAGGCGGTCCCGGATCTTTACCAGGATCCTTTCGGTTCCAAACTTTTCTAG
- a CDS encoding amidase — MEEHSLTATEQLKALAQGKIDAVELLEQTITRAEAIGPLLNPIALKLYSRARQAAQEADKLRASGKGGRLCGLPITIKDSQFLAGYPCANGSQILSDFIPTETCRAVELLEQEGAIIFAKTTCPEFSLTGVTDSEIYGLTSNPWNIERTCGGSSGGAAVMVATGLGSFSLGGDGGGSIRIPSGFCGIVGFKPSFGVIPREPCFPSWQSLVAYGPMTRSVADARLFFEILSEGFTADSGPKSTGSRIIYSEDLGFAPVNSDVREAFRKVIGMMQQADFDLVEDNPGLSSSVITWAVTACYDAAENARGSAYNIDYLGEVAKGFFDFGEQFSAKEFDAAQAHRKVIRRHYAEMFARHDARILVTPTLGCEAFPHGSIHPHKIDDTNIELPWLDWASFLYDANLAGMPACAIPMGLGDEGLPLSLQILGPKGSDYEVLRVAEAIEKLVGWDNSIVTPATDDLGQQSA; from the coding sequence ATGGAAGAACATTCTCTGACCGCAACAGAGCAATTAAAAGCACTCGCGCAAGGAAAGATCGACGCCGTCGAACTACTCGAACAAACGATCACGCGTGCCGAGGCCATCGGGCCGCTATTAAATCCAATTGCGTTAAAGCTATACAGCCGCGCCCGCCAGGCCGCCCAGGAAGCCGATAAGTTACGCGCCAGTGGCAAAGGTGGCCGACTTTGCGGGTTGCCGATCACCATCAAGGATTCACAGTTTCTTGCTGGCTATCCCTGTGCCAACGGATCGCAGATACTGAGCGATTTTATTCCAACCGAAACCTGCCGCGCGGTGGAACTGCTGGAACAGGAAGGCGCGATTATTTTTGCCAAAACCACCTGCCCCGAATTCAGTCTCACCGGGGTCACCGATTCGGAGATCTACGGACTGACGTCGAATCCGTGGAATATTGAACGTACCTGCGGCGGATCGTCGGGTGGGGCCGCGGTCATGGTGGCGACCGGGCTGGGTTCTTTTTCACTGGGTGGTGACGGAGGAGGCTCGATCCGCATTCCATCAGGCTTTTGTGGCATTGTCGGTTTCAAACCCAGTTTCGGGGTAATCCCGCGCGAACCCTGCTTCCCCTCCTGGCAATCGCTGGTTGCCTACGGCCCGATGACGCGCAGCGTAGCCGATGCTCGCCTGTTCTTCGAGATTTTAAGTGAAGGTTTTACTGCGGATTCGGGGCCGAAATCGACCGGGTCCAGGATTATTTACTCGGAGGATCTTGGATTCGCGCCAGTAAACAGTGACGTGCGCGAAGCGTTTCGCAAGGTCATTGGCATGATGCAGCAAGCGGATTTCGACCTGGTGGAGGATAATCCCGGACTCTCTTCGTCGGTGATCACCTGGGCGGTCACCGCCTGCTACGATGCCGCGGAAAATGCGCGCGGTAGTGCCTACAATATCGATTACCTGGGTGAAGTGGCCAAGGGCTTTTTCGATTTTGGCGAGCAGTTCAGCGCCAAGGAATTCGACGCAGCACAGGCCCATCGTAAAGTCATTCGTCGTCACTATGCCGAAATGTTTGCCCGCCACGATGCTCGCATCCTGGTGACGCCCACCCTCGGTTGTGAAGCTTTTCCGCATGGCAGTATTCATCCCCACAAGATCGATGATACGAATATCGAACTCCCGTGGCTGGACTGGGCGAGCTTTCTTTACGATGCCAATCTCGCGGGCATGCCGGCCTGTGCGATACCGATGGGCCTTGGTGATGAGGGCCTGCCGCTATCGTTGCAGATACTGGGGCCGAAGGGCAGCGATTACGAAGTTCTGCGCGTTGCCGAGGCGATCGAGAAACTGGTCGGCTGGGATAATTCGATTGTCACTCCCGCTACCGACGACCTGGGACAGCAAAGCGCCTAG
- a CDS encoding VOC family protein yields MSKKVSPIPRGYRTATPCLTVFDVDAAIAFYLAVFGAEVLTRQSGADDAIAIHATVKIGNSIIALNVESPEQGIFSPLRLGACTGQIHLYVDDVDLSWERALEAGAKVHTPLYDAYWGDRTGVLVDGNGYLWSMASKIENVSQDEISRRAKAWYQVTAEVPVDVGTPVEAYLAEETVANDNVAV; encoded by the coding sequence GTGAGTAAAAAAGTTTCCCCTATCCCACGTGGTTATAGAACTGCGACACCTTGCCTGACAGTTTTCGATGTCGATGCCGCCATCGCCTTCTACCTGGCAGTTTTCGGTGCCGAGGTACTGACGCGCCAAAGCGGTGCAGATGACGCAATCGCGATTCATGCAACCGTGAAAATCGGCAACAGCATTATAGCCCTGAACGTCGAATCTCCAGAGCAGGGTATTTTTTCACCCCTGCGCCTGGGGGCTTGCACCGGACAGATTCATCTTTACGTCGACGATGTCGACCTCAGTTGGGAACGCGCGCTCGAAGCCGGCGCCAAGGTCCATACACCGCTCTATGATGCGTACTGGGGCGACCGCACCGGTGTACTTGTCGATGGCAATGGATACCTGTGGTCGATGGCCAGCAAGATCGAAAACGTATCTCAGGACGAGATTTCCCGACGTGCCAAGGCGTGGTACCAGGTAACCGCCGAGGTACCGGTTGACGTTGGGACTCCGGTCGAAGCTTATTTGGCCGAGGAAACGGTTGCGAACGATAACGTAGCTGTCTAA